The segment ACTTGCGGATCAGGTTGGCGCGGATCTCGTCCTTCACGGAAACCGGCTGGTAGCCGGCGCGGCGCAGTTCGCCGACGGTCGCCGGGCGGCGTCGTGTCATGGCTGTGATCCTTTCCGGTTGGGCCGGGCTATCCTTCGATCACGATGGCCACCCCGTCCGGCCGCCGCACCAGGCGCGGCAGGATCGGTGTGACCACGCAGCGGCGGAACGCGTTCAGCGCCTCCGCGACGCTGGCGAACGGTGTCAGCGATTCCAGCGTGTGCACGGTCGGGAAGACCATGGGCAGCCGGCCCGCGCGGAAACGCTCCAGCGCGTCGGCCGGCCGGAGCCAGAGCGCATCCGTCATCTCCCGCTCGTCCACGCTCGCTTCGGCGCCGGCCGGCAAGGGCGCCAGGAAGAAGCGCGTGTCGTAGCGTCGGGGCTCCGCCACCGGCGTGATCCAGTGCGCGCAGTAGACGATGTCCTCTGCCGCGATGCGCAGCCCCAGCGCGGCGAGCACATCGGCCAGCGTCGCCCGGTCCTCCAGCAGCGCAGCGCGCCAGCGCGCGACCTCGGGCGCGCGCGCGTCCGGCGCCGGCCGACCCGCTA is part of the bacterium genome and harbors:
- a CDS encoding NUDIX hydrolase; this translates as MQVIPFERLPPGFAERIDAPPDPPAEARPAATAVLLRDGSAGPEVLLLRRHRSSGFVPGAYVFPGGRVDAADASPAALARVVGREPDAEPDASYITAAVREVFEETGVLLARDVAGRPAPDARAPEVARWRAALLEDRATLADVLAALGLRIAAEDIVYCAHWITPVAEPRRYDTRFFLAPLPAGAEASVDEREMTDALWLRPADALERFRAGRLPMVFPTVHTLESLTPFASVAEALNAFRRCVVTPILPRLVRRPDGVAIVIEG